The proteins below are encoded in one region of Limnochorda pilosa:
- the fabD gene encoding ACP S-malonyltransferase: protein MTLVFLFPGQGSQAVGMGSAWAREEPASRAVLEEADAILGEPLSQLIAEGPEETLRRTYYTQPALYTVEVAVLRGLQARGISPAAAAGHSVGEYAALVAANALDFAEGLRLVRLRAELMERARAGEPGGPGGMLAVLGLADAQVEALCREVREGVVEPATYNAPGQMVVAGDAPGLEAFTQRARDAGARRLVPLKVSGPFHSSLLSEAASRLGEALAEVAVAEPRVPVVANVWARPYRSAREVREGLALQVAAAVRWTDSVRWMGAQGMSRFVEAGPGNVLSGLVRRILPEAAVVQAGEPLEAEELVGSRKRGETG, encoded by the coding sequence GTGACCTTGGTCTTCCTCTTCCCCGGGCAAGGCTCCCAGGCGGTGGGCATGGGATCGGCGTGGGCCCGGGAGGAGCCGGCGAGCCGGGCCGTCCTGGAGGAGGCCGACGCGATCCTGGGCGAGCCTTTGAGCCAGCTCATCGCCGAGGGCCCGGAGGAGACCCTTCGACGGACGTACTACACCCAACCCGCCCTCTACACGGTGGAGGTGGCGGTGCTCAGGGGCCTCCAGGCGCGGGGTATCTCACCGGCCGCGGCCGCGGGCCACAGCGTGGGCGAGTATGCGGCGCTGGTCGCGGCGAACGCGCTGGACTTCGCGGAGGGTCTCAGGCTCGTCCGGCTCAGGGCCGAGCTCATGGAGCGGGCCCGCGCCGGCGAACCGGGTGGCCCCGGGGGGATGCTGGCGGTCCTGGGCCTGGCCGATGCCCAGGTGGAGGCCCTTTGCCGTGAGGTGCGGGAGGGGGTGGTGGAGCCGGCCACCTACAACGCACCGGGGCAGATGGTGGTGGCGGGGGACGCGCCTGGGCTCGAGGCCTTCACCCAGCGGGCGCGCGACGCGGGCGCCCGGCGATTGGTGCCCCTGAAGGTGAGCGGCCCCTTCCACTCGAGCCTGCTTTCGGAGGCGGCCTCCCGCCTGGGCGAAGCGCTGGCGGAGGTGGCGGTGGCCGAGCCTCGCGTCCCGGTGGTGGCCAACGTGTGGGCCAGGCCGTACCGGAGCGCCCGGGAGGTGCGGGAAGGGCTCGCCCTGCAGGTGGCTGCGGCCGTCCGCTGGACCGACTCGGTCCGCTGGATGGGCGCCCAGGGGATGAGCCGCTTCGTGGAGGCCGGGCCCGGCAATGTGCTCTCGGGGCTGGTGCGGCGGATCCTCCCGGAGGCCGCCGTGGTGCAGGCAGGAGAACCTCTGGAAGCCGAAGAATTGGTTGGCTCGCGCAAGCGGGGTGAGACGGGATGA
- the fabG gene encoding 3-oxoacyl-[acyl-carrier-protein] reductase, whose amino-acid sequence MRLAGRAAVVTGGTRGLGEAIAARLAREGASVLICGRNEADAKAAAERLSAHGRVEGTACDVGDAEQAEAVVRRCLELFDGLHILVNNAGITRDRLLARMPSDDWEAVLSTNLTGAYHCARAALKPMLRARWGRIVQVSSVAALVGNAGQVNYAAAKAGLIGLTRSLARELAGRGITVNAVAPGYIDSEMTRAIPEKERLALQEQIPLGRVGQPEEVAAAVAFLASDEAAYVTGHTLTVDGGLSMY is encoded by the coding sequence ATGAGGCTGGCCGGAAGGGCTGCAGTGGTCACCGGGGGCACCCGGGGCCTGGGCGAGGCGATCGCCGCACGCCTGGCCCGCGAGGGAGCGTCGGTGCTGATCTGCGGGCGGAACGAGGCCGATGCGAAGGCCGCGGCGGAGCGCCTCTCGGCCCACGGGCGGGTGGAAGGGACCGCCTGCGACGTGGGTGACGCCGAGCAGGCCGAGGCGGTGGTGCGGCGCTGCCTGGAGCTCTTCGACGGCCTCCACATCCTCGTGAACAACGCGGGCATCACCCGTGACCGCCTTCTGGCCCGCATGCCCTCCGACGACTGGGAGGCGGTGCTCAGCACCAACCTCACCGGAGCGTACCACTGCGCCCGGGCAGCGCTGAAGCCCATGCTGCGGGCCAGGTGGGGCCGGATCGTGCAGGTCAGCTCCGTGGCCGCCCTGGTGGGGAACGCAGGCCAGGTCAACTACGCGGCGGCCAAGGCGGGCCTGATCGGCCTGACCCGCAGCCTGGCGCGGGAGCTGGCGGGGCGGGGCATCACGGTGAATGCGGTTGCTCCCGGGTACATAGACTCCGAGATGACTCGGGCCATTCCCGAGAAGGAGCGTCTTGCCCTTCAGGAGCAGATCCCCCTGGGCCGTGTCGGGCAGCCGGAAGAGGTCGCCGCCGCGGTGGCCTTCCTGGCGTCGGACGAGGCCGCCTACGTCACCGGTCATACCCTGACCGTGGACGGCGGCCTGTCCATGTACTAG
- a CDS encoding acyl carrier protein — MDTEIYEKVKQIIVDQLGKDADEVKPESNFVQDLGADSLDIVELVMAFEEEFDLEIPDDAAEKIATVADAVTYIKQQKG; from the coding sequence GTGGACACCGAGATCTACGAGAAGGTCAAGCAGATCATCGTCGACCAGCTGGGCAAGGACGCGGACGAGGTCAAGCCGGAGTCCAACTTCGTGCAGGACCTGGGAGCGGACTCCCTGGACATCGTCGAGCTGGTGATGGCTTTCGAGGAGGAGTTCGACCTGGAGATCCCCGACGACGCGGCGGAGAAGATCGCCACCGTCGCGGACGCGGTGACCTACATCAAGCAGCAGAAGGGCTGA
- the fabF gene encoding beta-ketoacyl-ACP synthase II produces the protein MGETATAARRVVVTGLGAVTPLGIGVPAYWDGLVSGRSGVGAITRFDASGLPTRIAAEVKGFDPLSYVDRKRARHLDRFAQFAIAAALEARDQSGVRVDERPERVGVVIGSGIGGMETFETQHQNMLERGPDRVSPFFVPMMIANMAAGEVSIELGARGYIDCPVTACATGANAIGEAYRAIARGDADVVFAGGTEAGITPLTVAGFSSARAISTRNEEPERASRPFDRDRDGFVLAEGAAVLVLEELEHARRRNASVLAEIAGYASVADAYHVTAPDPDARGATEALRTVLRQAGCNPDQVGYINAHGTSTVYNDRSETLAIKKAMGDVAYRVAVSSTKSMTGHMLGAAGAAEAIAAVLAMDRGVIPPTINLEHADPECDLDYVPGEAREQAVRVSISNSFGFGGHNVVLLFRTDTL, from the coding sequence ATGGGTGAGACAGCAACCGCGGCCCGGCGGGTGGTGGTAACGGGCCTGGGGGCGGTGACACCCCTGGGGATCGGCGTACCCGCGTACTGGGACGGCCTCGTCTCGGGCCGTTCCGGCGTGGGGGCCATCACGCGTTTCGACGCCTCCGGCCTTCCGACACGGATCGCAGCGGAGGTGAAGGGCTTCGACCCCCTCTCTTACGTGGACCGCAAGCGCGCCCGGCACCTGGACCGCTTCGCGCAGTTCGCGATCGCGGCCGCGCTGGAGGCGCGGGATCAGAGCGGTGTCCGGGTCGACGAGCGGCCCGAGCGGGTCGGGGTGGTGATCGGGTCGGGGATCGGGGGCATGGAGACCTTCGAGACCCAGCACCAAAACATGCTGGAAAGGGGCCCGGATCGGGTGAGCCCCTTCTTCGTCCCCATGATGATCGCCAACATGGCCGCCGGCGAGGTCTCCATCGAGCTGGGCGCCCGGGGGTACATCGACTGTCCCGTGACCGCCTGCGCCACCGGCGCCAATGCCATCGGCGAGGCGTATCGGGCCATCGCCCGGGGCGACGCGGACGTGGTCTTTGCCGGGGGAACCGAGGCGGGCATCACGCCTCTGACCGTGGCCGGCTTTTCGTCCGCCCGGGCCATCTCCACCCGGAACGAGGAGCCGGAGCGGGCGAGCCGCCCCTTCGACCGGGATCGAGACGGCTTCGTCCTCGCAGAGGGCGCGGCCGTCCTGGTGCTGGAGGAGCTGGAGCACGCCCGGCGCCGGAACGCATCGGTCCTGGCCGAGATCGCGGGCTACGCCAGCGTGGCGGACGCCTACCACGTCACGGCGCCCGATCCCGACGCCCGGGGGGCGACGGAGGCCTTGCGGACGGTCCTCCGCCAGGCAGGGTGCAACCCCGATCAGGTGGGCTACATCAACGCGCACGGGACCTCCACCGTCTACAACGATCGGAGCGAGACCCTGGCCATCAAGAAGGCGATGGGCGACGTGGCCTACCGGGTGGCCGTCAGCTCCACCAAGTCCATGACCGGCCACATGCTGGGGGCGGCGGGTGCAGCCGAGGCCATCGCCGCGGTGCTGGCCATGGATCGGGGCGTGATCCCGCCCACCATCAACCTGGAGCACGCCGATCCCGAGTGCGACCTGGATTACGTACCGGGCGAGGCGCGCGAGCAGGCGGTGAGGGTCTCCATCTCCAACTCCTTCGGCTTCGGGGGTCACAACGTTGTCCTTCTCTTCCGGACCGACACCCTCTGA
- the rnc gene encoding ribonuclease III, which produces MAELARVVDPPLRRLELLDEAMTHRSYGQPPGRPRKENERLEFLGDAVLGLAIADRLFHQFPDLPVGRLAQMRIDLVRAPVLAEKARSLDLGRHLRLGHGEAASGGRQKESLVGDALEALIGAIYLERGWETAARWVEGLFDVEIAQLPETTRSFDAKSRLQERTQERGGQRPEYRLVEVSGPDHDRSFRVEVWLGGQLLGRGAGRSKKAAEQEAAHRALEALGAEASSPEPAERGEPAP; this is translated from the coding sequence ATGGCGGAGTTGGCCCGGGTGGTGGACCCGCCCCTGAGGCGCCTGGAGCTGCTGGACGAAGCCATGACCCACCGATCGTACGGCCAGCCCCCTGGAAGGCCGCGGAAAGAGAACGAGCGGCTGGAGTTCCTGGGGGACGCAGTGCTGGGACTCGCCATCGCGGACCGCCTCTTCCACCAGTTCCCCGACCTTCCCGTGGGCCGCCTGGCCCAGATGCGCATCGACCTGGTGCGGGCTCCCGTGCTGGCCGAGAAGGCCCGCTCCCTCGACCTGGGGCGCCACCTGCGGCTGGGACACGGGGAGGCGGCCAGCGGCGGGCGGCAGAAGGAATCCCTGGTCGGGGACGCCCTTGAGGCGTTGATCGGAGCCATCTACCTGGAGCGGGGTTGGGAGACCGCCGCCCGCTGGGTGGAAGGCCTCTTCGACGTGGAGATCGCCCAGTTGCCCGAGACGACCCGGAGCTTCGACGCGAAGAGCCGCCTGCAGGAGCGCACCCAGGAGCGCGGGGGCCAGCGGCCCGAGTACCGGCTGGTGGAGGTCTCAGGCCCGGACCACGACCGCAGCTTCCGGGTGGAGGTCTGGCTGGGGGGCCAGCTCCTGGGCCGGGGGGCGGGCCGGAGCAAGAAGGCCGCCGAGCAGGAGGCGGCCCACCGGGCGCTGGAAGCGCTGGGCGCGGAGGCCTCCTCCCCGGAGCCGGCCGAGCGCGGGGAGCCGGCTCCCTAG
- a CDS encoding LexA family transcriptional regulator, with protein MEPINDVLKRMADLVRERPAATVRELADHLGYTQERSVYYWLNKADFQGIRQFRDAVLRGEFAERRAPQPAPAGNAVPLYRLSQMPLPPDDRPPASRQVVVDLATTPGFFAFEAEGTEYAPLIEPLDQLVVDPEAELRDGDLALVMVRGYGPAVRRIFGQRPTWLVHPSRGRPFEAQNDPVILGRIVRLLRVL; from the coding sequence ATGGAACCCATCAACGACGTGCTGAAACGCATGGCCGATCTGGTCCGCGAGCGCCCGGCGGCAACCGTCCGGGAGCTGGCGGATCACCTGGGCTACACGCAAGAGCGGTCGGTCTACTACTGGCTGAACAAGGCGGACTTCCAAGGCATTCGCCAGTTCCGCGACGCGGTCCTGCGGGGTGAGTTCGCCGAGCGGCGCGCACCCCAACCGGCGCCGGCAGGGAACGCCGTGCCCCTCTACCGGTTGAGCCAGATGCCGCTGCCGCCCGACGATCGACCGCCCGCCTCGCGGCAGGTGGTGGTGGATCTGGCCACGACGCCCGGCTTCTTCGCGTTCGAGGCCGAGGGCACCGAGTACGCGCCCCTGATCGAACCCCTGGATCAGCTGGTCGTGGACCCCGAGGCCGAGCTGCGCGACGGCGACCTGGCCCTGGTGATGGTGCGCGGGTACGGGCCCGCCGTACGCCGCATCTTCGGTCAACGCCCTACCTGGCTGGTGCACCCCAGCCGGGGCCGCCCCTTCGAGGCGCAGAACGATCCCGTCATCCTGGGGCGGATCGTGCGCCTCCTGCGGGTCCTCTAG
- a CDS encoding stage V sporulation protein S: MEVLKVSATSKPKAVAGALAAVLREHGSAEVQAVGAGAVNQAIKAIAISRGFVAPNGIDLVCIPAFAEIQIDGEERTAIRFIVEPR, translated from the coding sequence ATGGAGGTTCTCAAGGTGTCCGCAACGTCCAAGCCGAAAGCGGTGGCAGGTGCCCTGGCAGCAGTCCTTCGGGAGCACGGCTCGGCCGAGGTGCAGGCGGTCGGCGCAGGCGCCGTCAACCAGGCCATCAAGGCCATCGCCATCAGCCGCGGGTTCGTCGCGCCCAACGGCATCGACCTCGTGTGCATCCCGGCCTTCGCCGAGATCCAGATCGACGGCGAGGAGCGCACCGCCATCCGGTTCATCGTGGAGCCCCGGTAG
- a CDS encoding sigma-70 family RNA polymerase sigma factor, producing MASANQKRDLELLLRIERKDPEAQEELIRKYTPMVRHIVRRHYARAMDFEDLCQEGFIGLLQAIDQYDPTRYDVAFSSFAYLCIIRKVYNAIKSANGARNRPLNTAVSLQHAVQGQQDRTVQETIPSDEPDPLEQVDERLSAGRLQQVLAHHLSILEYTVAAFLAQGYSAQEIVREVGVNAKAVDNARTRVRAKLGRLLRQYGTLLNPTLPLAARRRTDLYVQLPQRHQAG from the coding sequence GTGGCCAGCGCCAACCAGAAGCGCGATCTCGAGCTGCTCCTGCGGATCGAGCGGAAGGACCCCGAGGCCCAGGAGGAACTGATCCGGAAGTACACGCCCATGGTCCGGCACATCGTGCGCCGCCACTACGCCCGGGCCATGGATTTCGAGGACCTGTGCCAGGAGGGCTTCATCGGGCTCCTGCAGGCCATCGACCAGTACGACCCCACGCGCTACGACGTCGCCTTCAGCTCCTTCGCCTATCTGTGCATCATCCGGAAGGTGTACAACGCCATCAAGAGCGCGAACGGAGCCCGCAACCGCCCCCTCAACACGGCAGTCTCCCTGCAGCACGCTGTCCAGGGACAGCAGGATCGGACCGTCCAGGAGACCATCCCGTCCGACGAGCCGGACCCGCTGGAACAGGTGGATGAGCGCCTATCGGCCGGCCGCCTGCAGCAGGTGCTTGCCCACCACCTCTCGATCCTGGAGTACACGGTGGCCGCCTTCCTGGCCCAGGGCTACTCGGCGCAGGAGATCGTGCGGGAGGTGGGTGTGAACGCCAAGGCGGTGGACAACGCCCGGACCCGGGTGCGGGCCAAGCTTGGCCGGCTGCTGCGCCAGTACGGCACCCTCCTGAACCCCACCCTGCCGCTCGCAGCCCGCCGGCGGACGGACCTGTACGTTCAGCTTCCGCAGCGGCATCAGGCCGGGTAG
- the smc gene encoding chromosome segregation protein SMC encodes MHLESLSLRGFKSFERRVELRFDRHLTAVVGPNGSGKSNIADAIRWVLGEQSMQALRSKNLVDLIFAGTDRRLPVNVAEVVLTVNNEDGTLPLPYAQVAVTRRAYRAGESEFFINGVPCRLKEIHQIFLDTGVGRRGVSLVGQGEIDALLTATPEQRRGWVEDLAGIARYQLQKEQALAKVEAARQELTRLQDVIVEVRGQRDRLQAEALRARRHRELAARLRSAEWRLYLLARRAAEARVAEAEARLQGLREELEAAQRAHAQATVESETLRSRAGGLRAEVLEGDAEERALGERMAYLGREEGVLGVERRQAAERLWRARGALRRLRAEAAGRAASRREARRARAEAASRLAHAEERLRRAEAELAEARRAAEDPTGTSGDLPALRARAAQLRESLAAREAEGRALAREIEERQHERERAASRLAALEEALARASDGHRARAAEEGHLKAELDRRREALAAAERAAEEAVRAQSRLDREAEALRARLGSLRQLLAEGQGYSTGPRLVLQHRERFPGLVGSVAELLRVPAELARAAEAALGGAGQHLVTRDAGAVQAAIAWLKAGGRGRATFLPMDRLRAASPLPAHHPARRHPGVLGLMAEMAGVQEGFETLLTYLLGRTLVLDGLESALDLQKSPDMPGGGGARLVTLEGELLLPSGAVTGGASRQEAGGLISRQSEVADLEARVAQAAAAQAEAAAREEAAREAERAARAARDRAEDAWRQAATARSAAAQEEERLRREVAAQGAQVEEARSVHRAREAAAARLREQVEEAGRQLAGLEQELAQAEGDAARLEEARQAARATAEAALGAVGEARLARQEAAHQWQEAARRLEEERQAWRAWRDRLEQAAAELQDGGAGRQALTRRREDLRRERAAVEEALAGIRGRVEARRAELGRLEQALEEKERRLAETAGGVEAVRGTAHAAELELVRERSELEHLLRDAPEPPEEAELAPGPGGAEAAAAGEPGAGPDLDRLRGEVERMRVALARLGPVNPVAEEAFQEVDTRFRTLEAQRDDLIAARRELVEMVETIDRTSTERFQTAFASLQQAMQELFERLFDGGEARLELTRPDDPLHSGVELNVRPPGKRWQPLMALSGGERSLCLVALLFAIQRVRPSAFALLDEVDAALDRRNLVRFVSVLEEFSARTQFVLISHRPETVEAAGVLYGATLDGDGTSRLVSLRVPEAEGVSR; translated from the coding sequence GTGCACCTGGAGTCCCTGAGCCTGCGCGGCTTCAAGTCCTTCGAGCGCCGCGTGGAGCTGCGTTTCGACCGGCACCTCACGGCGGTCGTCGGGCCGAACGGAAGCGGCAAGAGCAACATCGCCGACGCCATCCGCTGGGTCCTGGGGGAGCAGAGCATGCAGGCGCTCCGCTCCAAGAACCTGGTGGACCTCATCTTCGCCGGTACCGACCGGAGGCTGCCGGTGAACGTCGCCGAGGTGGTCCTCACCGTCAACAACGAGGACGGAACCTTGCCCTTGCCCTACGCGCAGGTGGCCGTCACGCGGCGCGCCTACCGGGCGGGGGAGAGCGAGTTCTTCATCAACGGAGTGCCGTGCCGTCTCAAGGAGATCCACCAGATCTTCCTCGACACAGGCGTGGGCCGCCGGGGCGTCTCGCTGGTGGGCCAGGGCGAAATCGACGCGCTGCTCACCGCGACGCCGGAGCAGCGGCGCGGCTGGGTGGAGGACCTCGCGGGGATCGCCCGCTACCAGCTCCAGAAGGAGCAGGCGCTGGCCAAGGTTGAAGCCGCCCGCCAGGAGCTGACGCGCCTGCAGGACGTGATCGTGGAGGTGCGGGGCCAGCGCGACCGCCTGCAGGCCGAGGCGCTGCGCGCCCGCCGGCACCGGGAGCTGGCCGCACGCCTGCGGTCGGCCGAGTGGCGCCTCTATCTGCTGGCCCGGCGGGCGGCCGAAGCGCGGGTGGCGGAGGCAGAGGCGCGCCTCCAGGGGCTGCGGGAGGAGCTGGAGGCAGCCCAGCGGGCCCACGCGCAGGCCACGGTGGAATCCGAGACCCTCCGATCCCGGGCCGGCGGCCTGCGGGCGGAGGTGCTGGAGGGCGACGCGGAGGAGCGGGCCCTGGGCGAGCGGATGGCCTATCTTGGGCGGGAGGAAGGGGTTCTGGGGGTCGAACGGCGCCAGGCGGCCGAGCGGCTCTGGAGGGCCCGCGGCGCGCTGAGGCGGCTGCGGGCGGAGGCGGCGGGACGGGCGGCGAGTCGCCGGGAAGCCCGCCGGGCACGGGCTGAGGCGGCCAGCCGCCTGGCGCACGCGGAGGAACGCCTGCGGCGGGCGGAGGCCGAGCTGGCGGAAGCACGCCGGGCGGCGGAGGACCCGACGGGGACGTCCGGCGACCTGCCGGCGCTGCGCGCGCGTGCCGCCCAGCTGCGGGAGAGCCTGGCCGCCAGGGAGGCCGAGGGCCGTGCCCTGGCCCGGGAGATCGAGGAGCGCCAACACGAACGCGAGCGCGCGGCGAGCCGTCTCGCGGCGCTGGAAGAGGCGCTGGCGCGGGCCTCCGACGGGCATCGGGCCCGGGCGGCCGAGGAAGGGCACCTGAAGGCGGAGCTGGACCGGCGGCGCGAGGCGCTGGCGGCGGCCGAGCGCGCCGCTGAGGAGGCCGTGCGGGCGCAAAGCCGTCTGGACCGGGAGGCCGAGGCGCTGAGGGCCCGCCTGGGGAGCCTGCGCCAGCTCCTCGCGGAGGGCCAAGGGTACAGCACCGGGCCCCGTTTGGTCCTCCAGCACCGGGAGCGTTTCCCCGGGCTGGTAGGATCGGTGGCCGAGCTCCTCCGGGTGCCTGCGGAGCTGGCCCGGGCCGCGGAGGCCGCCTTGGGCGGGGCAGGCCAGCACCTGGTCACCCGCGACGCGGGCGCGGTGCAGGCGGCCATCGCGTGGCTGAAGGCGGGGGGCCGGGGGCGGGCCACCTTCCTTCCCATGGATCGCCTTCGCGCGGCGTCCCCGCTGCCGGCCCACCATCCGGCCCGCCGGCACCCGGGTGTGCTGGGGCTGATGGCCGAGATGGCGGGGGTGCAGGAGGGCTTCGAGACGCTCCTGACCTACCTCCTGGGGCGGACGCTGGTACTCGACGGGCTGGAGTCGGCCCTGGACCTCCAGAAGTCCCCCGACATGCCCGGCGGCGGCGGTGCCCGGCTGGTGACGCTGGAGGGCGAGCTGCTGCTGCCATCGGGCGCGGTGACCGGAGGGGCAAGCCGCCAGGAGGCGGGCGGGCTCATCAGCCGGCAAAGCGAGGTTGCGGACCTCGAAGCGCGGGTCGCGCAGGCGGCCGCGGCTCAGGCGGAGGCGGCCGCCCGCGAGGAGGCTGCCCGGGAAGCGGAGCGTGCGGCCCGGGCGGCCCGCGACCGGGCGGAGGACGCCTGGCGTCAGGCGGCGACGGCCCGCTCGGCGGCCGCCCAGGAGGAAGAGCGCCTGCGCCGTGAGGTGGCGGCGCAAGGCGCCCAGGTGGAGGAGGCGCGTTCGGTCCATCGCGCCCGCGAGGCTGCCGCGGCCCGCCTGCGGGAGCAGGTGGAGGAGGCTGGCCGGCAGCTGGCCGGGCTGGAGCAGGAACTCGCCCAGGCCGAAGGCGACGCAGCTCGCCTGGAGGAGGCGCGTCAAGCCGCGCGCGCCACGGCGGAAGCCGCACTGGGCGCCGTGGGCGAAGCGCGCCTTGCCCGGCAGGAGGCGGCCCACCAGTGGCAGGAGGCGGCGCGCCGGCTGGAGGAGGAGCGCCAGGCGTGGCGCGCGTGGCGCGACCGTCTCGAGCAGGCAGCGGCCGAACTGCAGGACGGCGGAGCTGGCCGGCAGGCCTTGACCCGGCGCCGGGAGGACCTGCGTCGAGAGCGAGCGGCCGTGGAGGAGGCGCTGGCAGGGATACGCGGGAGGGTGGAGGCCCGCCGGGCCGAGCTGGGCCGGCTGGAGCAAGCCCTGGAGGAGAAGGAGCGGCGGCTGGCCGAGACGGCGGGCGGCGTGGAGGCCGTCCGGGGCACCGCCCACGCCGCGGAGTTGGAGCTGGTGCGGGAACGGTCCGAGCTGGAGCACCTGCTGCGCGACGCCCCGGAGCCCCCCGAGGAGGCCGAGCTCGCCCCGGGCCCCGGGGGTGCCGAGGCGGCGGCAGCGGGCGAGCCGGGGGCGGGGCCGGACCTGGACCGGCTGCGGGGCGAGGTGGAGCGCATGCGGGTGGCACTGGCCCGCCTCGGCCCGGTCAACCCCGTCGCAGAGGAGGCCTTCCAGGAGGTGGACACCCGCTTCCGCACCCTCGAAGCCCAGCGGGATGATCTGATCGCCGCCCGACGCGAGCTGGTGGAGATGGTGGAGACCATCGACCGTACCAGCACCGAGCGGTTCCAGACCGCCTTCGCCTCGCTCCAGCAGGCGATGCAGGAGCTCTTCGAGCGCCTCTTCGACGGGGGTGAGGCCCGCCTCGAGCTGACCCGCCCGGACGACCCCCTCCACTCGGGGGTGGAGCTCAATGTTCGCCCCCCGGGGAAGCGGTGGCAGCCGCTCATGGCCCTCTCGGGCGGCGAGCGGTCCCTCTGCCTGGTCGCGCTCCTTTTTGCCATTCAGCGGGTGCGACCCAGCGCCTTCGCGCTCCTGGACGAGGTGGACGCGGCCCTGGACCGGCGCAACCTGGTCCGCTTCGTCTCGGTGCTGGAGGAGTTCTCCGCGCGGACCCAGTTCGTCCTGATCTCGCACCGGCCCGAGACGGTGGAGGCGGCCGGGGTCCTTTACGGGGCGACCCTCGACGGGGACGGCACCTCGCGCCTGGTCTCCTTGCGGGTGCCCGAAGCCGAGGGGGTTTCGCGATGA
- the ftsY gene encoding signal recognition particle-docking protein FtsY — MSFFDRLKQGLARNRSGWVEQVRRTVTGALRVRGRVDEELLAELEESLLEADVGLAAVEAVLEALRQQASAEGLRSPDQVLSALRALLAEELRRHQQSLATPPEAPGVILLLGVNGSGKTTTAAKLAAQLGGAGQVILGACDTFRAAAGEQLQVWGDRIGVPVIRQEAGSDPAAVAFDTVQAARARGARWAVLDTAGRLQTRSNLMSELAKIHRVVERALGRPADERLLVLDASVGQNGLSQARLFGESVPLTGLAVTKLDGTARGGIVLAITRELALPVKLIGVGEGVDDLQPFDAGTFVDALFGEGSRSGADA, encoded by the coding sequence ATGAGCTTCTTCGATCGATTGAAGCAGGGCCTGGCTCGAAACCGGTCGGGCTGGGTGGAGCAGGTGCGACGGACGGTGACGGGGGCCCTGCGGGTGCGAGGGCGCGTGGACGAGGAGCTGCTCGCCGAGCTGGAGGAGAGCCTGCTGGAAGCCGATGTGGGCCTCGCGGCGGTGGAGGCGGTCCTGGAGGCCCTACGCCAGCAGGCCTCTGCGGAGGGGCTCCGTTCCCCGGACCAGGTCCTGTCGGCCCTGCGTGCCCTTCTGGCGGAGGAGCTGAGGCGCCACCAGCAGTCGCTGGCGACGCCGCCCGAGGCGCCGGGGGTGATCCTGCTCCTGGGGGTGAACGGCTCGGGCAAGACGACCACTGCGGCCAAGCTCGCGGCCCAGCTGGGCGGGGCGGGGCAGGTGATCCTGGGCGCCTGCGACACCTTCCGGGCCGCGGCGGGCGAGCAGCTCCAGGTGTGGGGCGATCGCATCGGGGTCCCGGTGATCCGGCAGGAGGCCGGTTCGGACCCGGCCGCCGTCGCCTTCGACACGGTGCAGGCGGCCCGGGCCCGGGGTGCCCGGTGGGCCGTCCTGGACACGGCGGGCCGCCTGCAGACCCGCAGCAACCTGATGAGCGAGCTGGCGAAGATCCACCGGGTGGTGGAGAGGGCCCTGGGTCGCCCGGCCGACGAGCGCCTCCTGGTGCTGGACGCGTCGGTGGGGCAGAACGGGCTCTCCCAGGCGCGCCTCTTCGGCGAGAGCGTGCCGCTGACGGGCCTGGCGGTGACCAAGCTGGACGGAACGGCCCGGGGAGGGATCGTCCTGGCCATCACCCGGGAGCTGGCCCTGCCCGTGAAGCTCATCGGGGTGGGCGAAGGGGTGGACGACCTGCAGCCCTTCGACGCCGGCACCTTCGTGGACGCTCTCTTCGGCGAGGGTTCGCGGTCAGGGGCGGATGCTTGA
- the ylxM gene encoding YlxM family DNA-binding protein produces MARRSGAGQTQPEQRLEKTVEMGLLYDSYGELLTEKQRRFFELYFLDDLSLGEIADQFAVSRQAVYDILRRSQNTLERMEAKLGLVAAERARAGRLASLMTDAERLVQALADPASGSPEARRAAEAVRRGLEGLRSLERADAGGGAAGGLRTSE; encoded by the coding sequence ATGGCTCGCAGATCCGGCGCAGGGCAGACCCAGCCCGAGCAACGGCTGGAGAAGACGGTGGAGATGGGACTCCTCTACGACTCCTACGGGGAGCTTCTCACCGAGAAGCAACGCCGTTTCTTCGAGCTCTACTTTCTCGACGACCTGTCGCTGGGCGAGATCGCCGACCAGTTCGCGGTGAGCCGCCAGGCGGTCTACGACATCCTGCGCCGCTCGCAGAACACCCTGGAGCGGATGGAGGCCAAGCTGGGGCTGGTGGCCGCCGAGCGGGCCCGGGCCGGAAGGCTTGCGAGCCTCATGACGGACGCGGAGCGGCTGGTGCAGGCGCTTGCCGATCCGGCTTCCGGAAGCCCCGAGGCCCGCAGGGCGGCGGAAGCGGTGAGGCGGGGCCTGGAGGGGCTGCGGAGCCTCGAGCGGGCCGACGCGGGAGGAGGGGCGGCCGGTGGCCTTCGAACGTCTGAGTGA